The following are from one region of the Dreissena polymorpha isolate Duluth1 chromosome 2, UMN_Dpol_1.0, whole genome shotgun sequence genome:
- the LOC127870078 gene encoding uncharacterized protein LOC127870078, protein MHLYIDGHFYIEGPFYIDGPFYIVSPFYIEVSVWPYHVVCDVILASTLSRNLSTLAPLRNLKSTHFFYTTSKKNVYKLVGQYNVDGKGEDEPNIKSSSDIRDHEFDNPGRLRVKPKAKEAKMDSSRNAVARETLGVQWDCARRNESKLLPTYRLGLDMEEI, encoded by the exons ATGCATTTATACATCGACGGTCACTTCTACATCGAGGGTCCCTTCTACATCGATGGTCCCTTCTACATCGTGAGTCCCTTCTACATCGAAG Tctcagtgtggccataccacgtggtttgtgacgtcattttggctagcacgctaagtagaaatttgtcaacattggccccgcttagaaatttaaaatccac GCACTTCTTCTATACAACCTCGAAAAAGAATGTGTACAAACTCGTTGGTCAATATAACGTCGATGGCAAAGGTGAAGATGAACCAAACATCAAGAGCTCTTCCGATATTCG tgACCACGAGTTTGACAACCCGGGGAGACTGCGCGTGAAACCGAAGGCAAAAGAGGCCAAGATGGACTCGAGTCGAAATGCCGTTGCCAGGGAAACTTTAGGTGTACAGTGGGACTGTGCGAGGAGAAACGAAAGCAAGTTATTGCCTACGTACAGACTTGGACTAGACATGGAAGAAATTTGA